Within the Salvia hispanica cultivar TCC Black 2014 chromosome 4, UniMelb_Shisp_WGS_1.0, whole genome shotgun sequence genome, the region ACATGTTTTgcattataatataataataccaatatcaattttttacaATGAATAATTTACaaacatagaaaaaattacaaaataagtCATGAACTACTCATTTTTATCACTATTTTTAAGAAGTGgaaatttaattctaatataaactttcttttttttcatttggaaCGTGGATTTATTGGTTATTaggtttttttgttttttttttcatttggaaCGTGAATTTATTGGTTATTaggttttttgtttttgccAATTCGTTTTGGAGAAGATCAACCTATAATGATAATGAGTTGTTTCGATGGGCGGGTCgaaagttaaaattaattaacaaatgaGATTTTGACATGCATGTAAATTATATAGGATGTGATTTTTGTGCAAATAActtatgaaatttaatattcttgCAAATATAAACATGTTATAGTAATGTAATGTGTGCGTAATTGtcttttattctaaaaattgaaaaggttAGACACTGTTTGAGATTTATTTTGGCATGTTTCCCTCTAAATTGTGGTATGCATTTAAAATCATGATAGTCGGTTGgttgatttattttactagGATGCTACGATTATGATTTATGGTAGTTTCGTCTATTAATAGAGTAGTACTCCTGTAGTATAATATATCTCATTTAGAAGGTCGTATATATAAACTCGcatatatttaataagttatttttatataaaaaatgtgctTTAAAGATGTCATGAATATATAATACACAGTTATCATCGTATATTTCTTGTTATTAAAGTTTCGATATGAAGCTAAACAAATTATACTTTCAATGCAGAATATTGCGTTAATGTCTTGAAAATAATCACTACTCGTAATAATTTAGGGGTGTGAAACATATATCTATGTTTTTATGGGGGTATgaagtgaaaataaattaaaggtttTCGGATTGgttgtgtgttgtgtttgtaTGCGGGGTTGACTTTTATGCTGACAtgagaaatttaatttgggtTATTGTTTGTACAATTGGGTTTCTTAGGCAAATTCAAAGGGTATAATTCAAAatctaagaaaaaaatgattgctTTGTAATTGCTCTGTTTAAATATGATCATTCTTGTTAACATTGCAATGTAGTAGTTTTATCCCATTCCCAGTtgtatcataaaataatatttttcaagagttttgtgatgtttttttttttcaaattaattaccaattatttttaaaataattgttgcAAAATTggttcaatttttaaaacatttcaaATTGTGATCCAATATTTCAAATTGTACTAGATTTGTGGATTCGGCGTTCGATCATTCGTATAATGCTAAAactcaaaaattaattgaagtaGTTTCAAGATCAGTGATTGAATTGTCGGTATGTGTAGTCAATTTAATGCGTGGGACAAACGAggctaagagcatccgcaacgcgGGCTCGATTTTggctcggtctcgtctcgacaAGACGAGCCAGCATCGAGTCAGCGTTGCGAGGCgcgtctcgtctcgacgagacgagacatcTCGTCGTGCGACGCGACAcggcgaggccggcctcgagctggcgagacgACGCGCGCgcccacgtggcgcgcgctggagcgttgcgtgacgcccactcgccggcccgcgagtgggcgtcgtatTTATGacgtaataattttatttattttttataaattcgaaaaaatcgaatttaattaaaaaaaaaaaaaaaaaattttcaaacggtcgaatttttcaaattttttttttttttttttttattcttctataaatatactccacactccattcaccattttacacacaaacacaacttTCATTCCTCATTCCtcttccattttacacacaaacactactctcaaattgttgaaaaaatgtccggcGATGGAAACTCCAGCGGCGGCGGCTCCGGCAGGCGGCGCTCCGTCGGGTTCGACTTGAACTCGTTCGACGATTGGGCGAGCATGTACAACTGTTTGGGTACTCCCGGTTCGTCGCCGGGCACCCAAGGCTCGACCACCCCGCcggcgtaccaaacaccacattttgatgtggatgcatactatcgtcccCTCCCCCCCCAAAGGTACGGGCAATCGCcgggattatcccaaattccgGAGAATTTTTTGGCGCCTGATCGCAATTTGCCCGACTGGCCAATCGGTGGAGGCTCCGGCTCCGGCTCCGGCTCCGGCAGGATCAACCTCGAGTCTCGGCGTCAatgccgaggaggaagaggaggcagCGGCTGCAGAGGTTGGTGGAGACGGCACTCGGCATGCATACAGCCAAGCCGAGACGTTGGCTTTGTACGACGCTTGGATCAGCGTCTCGTACGATCCTGtcgtcgggaatcaacaaacccaCAAGTGCTTTTGGGAAAAAGTCACCGACCTTTACAACGCCCGAAGGCCGACGACTACCGTTCGCCGcaacgtgaagatgctccgcaGTCATTGGGACCGAACGgacaaagatgtcaaaaaattttgcGCGATATACAGGGGAGAAGAGGCGAATTATCAGAGCGGAGCCAGTGGAGCCGACATTCTGAGAGCGGCGTTGCGGGTCTTCAAAGACGACGTCGGCAAAGATTTCAAGCTTGTCGATGTTTGGTCGCAAGTCCACCACCTTGACAGGTGGGCTGGCGGTGTCGAGTCGGCCTCGGGCTCGAAACGCACGAAGCGCACGGCGCGTGGCcactactcgtctagtgatggCGGCGAAGGCAACACCTCACGTGAGGGCACGCCAACCGATGATGTAGGGGGGTCTTCTTCCGGTGCACGACGTCGGCCGCAAGGGAccaaggcggcgaaggcggctaGAGCCAGGGGGAGAGCGAGAGCGAGAGGGATGGGACGCGGCGGACCAAGCCAggcgggctcgggctcgggctccggcacgggcacgggctcgcacaccctaatgtccatgtacctAGTCGCCACGATGGCGGACctctcaaaaatgaatcctgGCCAAGTTGAAGCCCATATGGCCGGAATTGAGTATATGAGACGTCAACTTGGTATAGTTGTACCGCCGACTTCGGGGGATGATGATTCgccggcggagtagtttttttattttttaggattttaaattatgtattttttttattttttaggattttaaattatgtatttttttctattttttaggctttttttaagttgtaatatttattttattttaatgaagtgtgtttttattaattgaatttgttggaattaaaaataaaaaataaaattgaatgaatagttaagagatggttaagagatggagggttgcaggtgctgtctcttagttaagagatgagctgaaaagtacagtggggcccatgaatagttaagagatgagacggttaagagacggataagagatagcGTTGCGGATGGCCTAAGTAAATCTATTCCTGGGTTTGCGCAATGGAGTTAGCATTTCGCCACAACTTGAGTTGCGCTTATGGATGTACGACAATGAAATCAACATTGGATAAAGGACATTAAAAATCTTCCGTCAATCTGAAATTTCGGCGTTGGATGGACATTTACGCATCTATTCCAAAATACACAATGAATTAGAAAAGTCATCTAAAAATTGGCATTTATGGAAATATTCTATAGTtctaactaaattaaaatttggatttaattacTCCCACCGTCCCGCTTTAGTAGTCCGATTGACTTTTCTGtctttttttgtaaaaatgataaaaaatagttaaagaggagaaatagtaaattaagagagagaataatatagagaagagtattATCTACGTTGTtgtctttcttactttaccatttatccactttaactattttttatcatttttacaaaagagggcagaaaagtcaatgggactgctaaagcgggacggagggagtagaagttagctccatttttcttatatctgttttctaaattattaatacatgtgatctttaatttaattatccaCATTTACAATAGTTCTTGATATTTGGTACTACTACTTACTTTATTCGTCCTTCACATGACGCACGATAAATATCACTATATgtttattgaattgaaaattatatattttttttatttccttctcttttttgaaaaaatgatcaatgattatttatcattttttctttaaggTTACTCGAATCTccaatctatttattttagtggAAGCATACCGCTAACTATGAATTCATCATTGTCAACtttattatattctttttaaggTTATACCCTATATCAGTAATACTACCAAAAATTCAGTCAATATAACTCTACgagtttaatgtaaaatacgaagtaaattttttgttacatAAAGCtgatatattcatatttatacatttggAATTTTTTGTTACAAATCGACTACATTGTGTTTGATGAAAGTCCACCTGAGATCATGCAGTTTGATGGGTATTTCATCTTGCAAAAGATGTGACATTGTTGTGTTAGTAATATGGTCAAGTAAAAAGATTACTTTAGCTCTATGATATTCGAATTTGTAgcttgatttaatattttattgtgcCATGTGAAGTCATCAAATATCATTCAAAAAACAAGTCCCAATGTAGGTGCTGAATTTGGATCGATATCACTACTTCACATTGGTAACCTTATTTTATACAATGAAGAAAACTCCACTGGAAACACAGAGGACTCCATCTGCAGGAATTGGAAATGCTGACCGAGGAAGGAGAGGAATCCGGGAAGCAAAAACCAAAGCTTTCACGAAGAAGGATCTTCGTGTTCCATTTTGCGGGTACGTGCCAAGAGCACTAAAAATTTGTTGTGTAAAAGCGGCCCAAACACTTGACCACAGAAACTGCTAAAAAAATCAACCTGCAGATACTCTCATGTTGCACGAGACGATTCTAAAAAACAACGAGCAGCACAGTGAACACAGTTGATGCAACTGGGGTGATGGCATATAGACAAATACATCTACTGCACAAGTCAAATTACAGGTGTGGATGGAAACATTAGATGAGAACTCAACACAACCATGTTTCTTTACAAATCAAAGCACCTATGTGCAATcaagaaacaaacaaatactGCAAACATGCGGAGGATTTTCTGCACACACCAAATATGCAGAAGCCTTGctgtattattttatgatcaTACACCCTGATCTTCTATTATGAGGTTAGACCCCGCTGAACCTGCAATAAAAATGGGCATGGAATCAAACGAAACTAAATGACTTCCTACAAGTACCTACGGACGCCTTTGTGCGGTAAAAGTGTCCATTCTTTTGTGATTCCTAACTCGAAATAACTACACACGACTCTACTATGCTGAGAGATCCAAACCATCTGTGAGCTTTATTGAGATATGCCGAATGTAGATGTTTGAGACCTTCATCATGCCTGGTATGGAGACGCCCCTCGTCTTCCAGCAATCATGTGAAGAGGATATCAGCTTGAAACCGATTTAGCCCATGCTTATCCTCACTCTACAAGTTGGTTGCCTCAATGGCGTTGGATTCAGTTTGGAGCACTGCAAACTCACACTCCAATGCGCCATCGGAAAAGTTCAGTACCGCTTCCTCTACCAGTTCTGTGAAAATGGTCTCCCCCATCTCTGAAACAATACACTCAAAGTCTAATTGGATGTCCATCCATTTTCCAGATCCTGCCAAGTCTGCTTTGACAAGCTTGTCAAGAGAATGTGGCTGTGGAAGCTGAAGCAGATGCCATTCGACAAGTCGCCATATTTCTAGGATCAGATCCATCCCTCTAGGAGCCGGTTGTATATTCATTTTGAAATGTGATATCCCAGAAAAGCATCCAAAGTACTTCGCACACACCTCTTTTAAAGCTTCATTCGCACACTCGAAGAGGAGCTTCTGATCATGCTGGGGTCGGCTAGAGAATAACTTGACTTCATCAAATAACTCCGTGTCAAGGATTTCATACATTGAAATCCATCTCAAGAGAAATTCATCCCAGTTTAAACCTGAGCCCAGCAACACGGCTTCCACATACTCGAATGCAGATTCCTCATCCTCGAGAGAAATTCTTGTACAAATTCCTTGGTCGCTAGCAGAAGATTGTTCTTCAAAATGGATATGACATGGCTGGATTTCTTTTCCAACTAAAAATCACAAAGGATGATATTtcagtatgagagataaacgAAGAAGTCCTAACATGAGACTGTTTCAGTGCTTTATCAACAATCTAACCTGGTTGCGAAGTGGTGCTTGCAGGACTGATGTCATCATCTGTGAATAATGGCTCAAGAACAGATATCGGACTGGGTCGCTCCAATTTTTCCATTACGAAGTCAGAATCTTCAATTTCAGTGCTTACTGGACCATGTGGAGGAGACTCTGAAGATTGCAGTAATTGATCTTCACCAGAAAATgactgaaaaaataaaagaatgaaaacaTGATAAGATAATTCCAATTTAGGAAACGCAAGAGAAGAATAGCACGCATGGATTGAGGACTCGACCTAGTACCGCTCAGGCTTAGAGTTGTCTTCTGAgttaaaaaagaatgaaagaatGGAGACTCACCAATTTATAGCTAGGAGAAGAGTCTACTGATAATTGAGAAGGAACTTGTGTATTGTCTACTTCTCTATCGTCTTCGGTGTCGATATCTCCACCAATCAAATTATTAGATGATTCAGAGAAATTGGTAACTGTTTTTTCCTCTTCCCGAGGTTTTGATTCAGCCATTTCTACAGTATCTGCAACTATTCCAGGCGACCTTCGAGCTGTCGTTTAAAAAGTAGAATATTTTCAGTGTGATCAAATAGTAACACCTTCAAGACTATGTTTCACAAAACAGAAGTATATTATTACCTTCAGGATCTAAAATATCTTCGGTGACAGGTTGAATTTCAATGAAATGTTCTTGATCATCTATGAGTGTGATTTTATCATTAGTAGCCAGAGACTGTATTTTGGCTTCGCAATTGCTACTAGAGATGCCAGGTTGACCCTCCAGATGTTGCTTTCTCGGAATCGGTTGATTGCTGAGATTTTCTTGCAATAGACCACTCAAGTCACTCCTCACTATGCCACGTGGAGACAATTTGATCTGGGTCGTCATAAAGATATCATCACCGTATTTTCTAGGGCTGCAGCAAGGCGTACCATTTTTATACTCAGGAAGAGAGAGGATTCGACCAAGAGACTTTGTCACCTGCCGAGTTACTAACTCCGGGGTTTCACTTCCATTATTTAGCATCTCTGAGAGATGTTTTTTAGCCTCAACATAGATGCTAGAACCCCTTAGTCTTGAATATTGGCTGGTTTCACTCACGGCCACTGTACCCAGATCCTTCAACTGTCCAACCTGTTCTCCCTTCTTCAAACTAGGAGAAGTTGTTAAAAATCTTTCAGTATAGAAATGGTTCCTATTTGGAGAGCTCCAGCAAAGATTTTCTCCAGTACCGCCTTTGTCACCAGTATTGCTATTTTGGTGCTTTTGACTAAATTTTAGATTAAGTCTATCGGGAGAGACGCCATGTCGTTCCTTCCCAATTGCATGCCTGAGCTTCCTTTTTATTTCCGTGAAAGAGAACTGAGATGTATTTTTATCGTTCTGAAACTTATCGTCCATTCCGGGAGACTGCAAACGAAGGCTGCTAACTCTGGTATCGATTTGAGGGCTCTGTGCCCCTGCTTGCCCGGTTTTCAGTATGACGGTTTTCTTATGATTCGGAAAATCTCTATCACCTGCCACAGGGTCGCTCTCCTGCGACTTGGTACGTCTCCGGAAGAAGTTTCTCTGTTTGTGGCTACTGGATTcatcacattttaattttcccaGCTTATCCTCAGACAAAGTGGATGCTGGCAGTGAATTGGTTATTGTATCTCTGCCTAACCGAGCATCCTCTAAACTCTGCACGTGTTTAACCAGTTTCGAGTCTGGATCCTTTAGTAGCTTCAACAGCAAGCCCTTATTTAAACTCACTGTTTGCAAAGTATCCATGAACTCTTTTGAGTAACAATTATTCCCGTCATCCCCAAAATGTTTACTGCTGTTCAGCCGCTGCTGTGCAAGCAGTATCAGAGCtgcaaccaacttttcttcaACCACATTAACAGTCTGACCAGAGGGTTCATCAAGACCACCATGAAGATCATTCTCTGAGCCATTCACGTTTTTCTGGTTGATCTGCGCCAACTCCTCCATTATCATTTCCAGATCGAGATTATCTAGAGATCTTTGCTCTTGAACCTGGTTACCATTCTCAGGCCTCAGCTGTTCAGACGTGCCCAGCTCAATGACATCCAGATCACTAGACTTGATGCGGCTTctgcttcttttcttttgacGTTTTTTGAGATGATTTCCATCATTTGAGTTACTATGTTCCGAACCAGTAGCAGAATCTTTGGGGTTTCCAGACTCATTACACATCTCTTCTTCCATGAGTTCCTTCATGCTCGTTTTAGCAGCATCAAGCATAAGCACATTACTTTCTTCAGTGAACTGATACATTAGAGACTATTACTACcatgaagaaaataaacaactaaattacAAGCCACCATCAGACTGAGCCACATACCTCGATGCTTTCGCATTTTTCAGTCGGATCAAGTAAAACAGTTTGGTTGCCTGAATATTCACCACCTAGAAACCCATTAAAAAGTTATAAACTAccttaaatctaaaaatattggTCTATGAAACATCAAGCTGGCATGTATTACAATTCTGTGAACAGTCTTACCGACTACTTGCTTGTTTGCAAGACTTCTATCTGAAAGCAAACGTTTGGTGGATCGCCCATGGCGGAAGTGAAATATGTTAATAAAACCCGATATACAACCTGCCTGGCCTCTTTCTTGTCTCAAAAGGTGCTTCTGTGATTTCTTTGCCATAATGATTTACCTCTGGTTCTCACACTCCTCTAATTGCAAGCTTAGCCAATAGGAAGTCAATTTATTAGTTGggaacaaaaactaaaaatgctTAACTGCTAAtgaatactccatccgtccccaGTTAGGAGtcacattattctctctcttactttaccatttctccactttaagtatttattatcatttttataaagcGAGTGCAGAAAcggaagtgtgactcctaatgggggacggagggagtaacaccTAGCATATTCCTGAATACACGATGAGAAGGAAACTAGAATGATTATAACTAAGCCCTCAAAACTGTAAAAATGACTCTTAAATAGTTGAAACGTAATGTTTAAATGAGAAGACTTTTGAATAGTAATTTGGATCCAATGATccaattgaataaaaaatgaccaTGCTTCATGAGTGAATCACAGGTTAATTCAGATTTTACCATATAAcataattttgaagaatgaGAGACACATGCAATCTCAGAAAATGCATTTCAAGCATACTGATTCTTTAGATAAGGAGGAACTAGATTCAATATGTTTGGAGGGCAAAAGTAAAACAGGcaaattaaggaaaaaatgGGTAGATAACAAATAAAACTGCCAAgtcaaaaaaaatgttaggaTTTATTATTACCTATAACATTATATAAACATGCAGCCCGATGTTGTTTCGGAAGAATCTATCCAACAACTGTTGTCCGAGTTAACACTAAAACCCCAAATCAATGTTGCCCTCTCTGGTTGGTAAGGAATCAACTTTCTCTCTCACCTTTGTTACCTTCTCTCTCTACCAGCAAGATTGGAAAAGCGGAAGTTGGTTAAGATAATGGCAATGTGGTCTTCCCATTCAAGAAACAATTATTGCCTGAAATGCGGCTGATCCAGAAATAGAAAATGCAAATCCTTTTATTCAGGAATCTTACAGCCTCTTCAAAGATTAGATCAAAGTCATCTAACCTTGCCTTGGAGGTTAGATGAAGACAATATCAGACGACTGCTCACTCAATCAAGCAAAGATTTTGCCGTTATAAACGAAATTGGGAAATATCAATTCGTTGAGGCAATTTATCAAACAG harbors:
- the LOC125220942 gene encoding glutathione S-transferase T3-like, producing MHTIVPSPPKGTGNRRDYPKFRRIFWRLIAICPTGQSVEAPAPAPAPAGSTSSLGVNAEEEEEAAAAEVGGDGTRHAYSQAETLALYDAWISVSYDPVVGNQQTHKCFWEKVTDLYNARRPTTTVRRNVKMLRSHWDRTDKDVKKFCAIYRGEEANYQSGASGADILRAALRVFKDDVGKDFKLVDVWSQVHHLDRWAGGVESASGSKRTKRTARGHYSSSDGGEGNTSREGTPTDDMFETFIMPGMETPLVFQQSCEEDISLKPI
- the LOC125221761 gene encoding uncharacterized protein LOC125221761 — its product is MAKKSQKHLLRQERGQAGCISGFINIFHFRHGRSTKRLLSDRSLANKQVVGGEYSGNQTVLLDPTEKCESIEFTEESNVLMLDAAKTSMKELMEEEMCNESGNPKDSATGSEHSNSNDGNHLKKRQKKRSRSRIKSSDLDVIELGTSEQLRPENGNQVQEQRSLDNLDLEMIMEELAQINQKNVNGSENDLHGGLDEPSGQTVNVVEEKLVAALILLAQQRLNSSKHFGDDGNNCYSKEFMDTLQTVSLNKGLLLKLLKDPDSKLVKHVQSLEDARLGRDTITNSLPASTLSEDKLGKLKCDESSSHKQRNFFRRRTKSQESDPVAGDRDFPNHKKTVILKTGQAGAQSPQIDTRVSSLRLQSPGMDDKFQNDKNTSQFSFTEIKRKLRHAIGKERHGVSPDRLNLKFSQKHQNSNTGDKGGTGENLCWSSPNRNHFYTERFLTTSPSLKKGEQVGQLKDLGTVAVSETSQYSRLRGSSIYVEAKKHLSEMLNNGSETPELVTRQVTKSLGRILSLPEYKNGTPCCSPRKYGDDIFMTTQIKLSPRGIVRSDLSGLLQENLSNQPIPRKQHLEGQPGISSSNCEAKIQSLATNDKITLIDDQEHFIEIQPVTEDILDPEARRSPGIVADTVEMAESKPREEEKTVTNFSESSNNLIGGDIDTEDDREVDNTQVPSQLSVDSSPSYKLSFSGEDQLLQSSESPPHGPVSTEIEDSDFVMEKLERPSPISVLEPLFTDDDISPASTTSQPVGKEIQPCHIHFEEQSSASDQGICTRISLEDEESAFEYVEAVLLGSGLNWDEFLLRWISMYEILDTELFDEVKLFSSRPQHDQKLLFECANEALKEVCAKYFGCFSGISHFKMNIQPAPRGMDLILEIWRLVEWHLLQLPQPHSLDKLVKADLAGSGKWMDIQLDFECIVSEMGETIFTELVEEAVLNFSDGALECEFAVLQTESNAIEATNL